In the Deferribacter desulfuricans SSM1 genome, TTGGGTCACTCATCGTCTGCAGCATAGCCACCAAACCAATTAATGTACCAATCATCCCCATAGCAGGCGCAAAACTTGCAATACTTTCTAATATACCTACCCCTTCTTTATGCCTTTCTTCCATATATGACAATTCAGTTTCTAATATAGATTTAATAACTTCAGGCTCTGTACCATCAACAGCAAGTCTTATCCCTTTTTTCAAAAATTCATCACTTATTTCCCCTTCCGCTGACTCAAGAGCAAGTATACCATCCCTTCTTGCTCTAACAGCAAAATTTACAAGCTGCTCAATAAGTTTAGAAGGGTCTTCAGATTTAAATAGAAATGTTTTCATAACTATGGCTATAATATTAAAAACTTTATTCATTGGATAGTTCATAAAAATAATACCAAATGTACCACCAATAACAATCAAAACTGACGGAATATCTATATATACACCAACACCTGGCCCCATCAAAAGGGACACAAATACCAAAGCATAAGCAATAACAATACCAAGCAGTGTAGCAATATCCATACTTATCCGCTCCTAACTCATTATAGTTTAAAAAACTGTAAGTTTCAAAGTAAAATTTATATTATCTCTTCAAATTCATCAACTCCTGCAACAGTTCATCACTTGTTGTAATAACTCTTGAATTTGCCTGAAAACCTCTTTGAGTTGTTATCATATTTACAAATTCTCTAGCTAAATCAACATTAGAATTCTCTAACGCGCTTGCAGCAATTGAACCTCTCCCTCCAGTGGTAGCTTGACCAACTGCAGCTTGTCCAGAGTTAGGAGTCTCAGCAAAAAGTGTATCGCCCACTTTTAACAAACCCTCCTGATTTGTAAAAATTGCAATACCCACTTGAGCTATCTTTTTAATCTCTCCATTTGTATAAGCACCAACTATCTCCCCTGTATCATTGACAGATATTCTTTCCAATGAGCCCATTGGATACCCATTTTGATCAGTTTCTGTTATTGTGGAATCTGACGCAGACAATGTCATACCATCATAATTACCAGGAGTACCGAGATTCACATTAATACCACTCATGATTGAAGCACCATTAGAAGGTGATAAAGTATATGAAAGATTGCTTAAAACATTATTAGTGAAAATATCATATACACCCTGAAAAGAACCATCTTGATTAAACCTTACTATGACAGTATTTCCTGTAGTGCCATCTACTGAAATAGAATCGTTACTATCAGCAGGCTCAATAGTAAGTTTCCACTCATTATTTGCTTCATCATACAACTCAAATTTATAATTTACCACATGAGGATTACCCTGTGCATCGTAAATGGTTTGGCTAGTAACAAGCTGCCCACCAGATGCATTTTGCAACGTTTGATATTTCATATAATCTGTAAAAGTAGCGTAAGTATTTGGACCTGTCGCCGAAAAATTTATATAATCAATACTGTTTGGAATACCTTTTTCTCCTGTTACTTTTATTTTACCATTTTCAATTTGTATACTATCTGTAGGTAAAGCCATATATGCTTCTAATGCATCTAATAAATCACCAACAGTATTATTTGCAACACTAATATTATTTACTCCATTACCATTTGGCGTATCACCTCCAATTTGAGCATCAAACTGAATTGTAGTATTATTATCTAACCCTAGGGAAACACCAGAGTTTGTATATAGATTATTTAAACTGTCAGTCTCCGAAGCCAATCTTAAAAAAATATTACTTTCAGTGTAATTACCAACAGAGATTGTATCAGATGTAACCATATTGCTTTCAAAAACAGTTCCACTATAAGCTTTATCAATACTAAAACCTGTTATATTATTGTTACCTGAAGTATTATCATAAGTAAATTTACCTGTGGATGTGTTATTATAATCCACCACAAAACCAGTAGAGACATTATCGTTTATTGCACTTTGAATCTGAACAGCTAAGTCACCTAAATTACTAAAATCATTGCCAGCTGTTAAGACTTTTTCGTAAAATAGCGAATTACTGGTGGACGAAGTGTTTACCGAATTATATGTACCAACTAATGGTTGTAAAAGAGCAGCTAAATTTGGATTACCTGAAAAAGAGTTTATTACTAGATCTCCAGAAACCCTTTGAACATTAATTTCACCATTTGAGATACTAACAGTATAATTCCCACCAGATTCTGTATCTAAAATATTTTTTAATTCAGATAAGAAACCTTGTACTGAATGAAATTGATTATCATTATTAGCTGTATCAGCATTTGTTGAAGACGAGTATGTTAAAGCATAACTAT is a window encoding:
- a CDS encoding flagellar hook-basal body complex protein, encoding MLRSLYAGITGLNEHQKSMDVIGNNIANVNTVGYKTSRIVFQDLLFQTISGGKAPAGNLGGINPKQIGTGTSTASVDTIFTQGTLQNTGVTTDMAIQGNGFFVVRSENENENYYTRAGNFTFDKDGYLVTPDGFIVQGWMADADTGEILTNTEVSDIQLSSAYTSVPAKATTEVSLVGNLDTRAEPTILEFQPLMTTATSNDNIFDLYSSNGLKLDLVDGEPVRIKAHATDITDMAAVYNDNDVNLGLDSNPTLNLIVNGNSYALTYSSSTNADTANNDNQFHSVQGFLSELKNILDTESGGNYTVSISNGEINVQRVSGDLVINSFSGNPNLAALLQPLVGTYNSVNTSSTSNSLFYEKVLTAGNDFSNLGDLAVQIQSAINDNVSTGFVVDYNNTSTGKFTYDNTSGNNNITGFSIDKAYSGTVFESNMVTSDTISVGNYTESNIFLRLASETDSLNNLYTNSGVSLGLDNNTTIQFDAQIGGDTPNGNGVNNISVANNTVGDLLDALEAYMALPTDSIQIENGKIKVTGEKGIPNSIDYINFSATGPNTYATFTDYMKYQTLQNASGGQLVTSQTIYDAQGNPHVVNYKFELYDEANNEWKLTIEPADSNDSISVDGTTGNTVIVRFNQDGSFQGVYDIFTNNVLSNLSYTLSPSNGASIMSGINVNLGTPGNYDGMTLSASDSTITETDQNGYPMGSLERISVNDTGEIVGAYTNGEIKKIAQVGIAIFTNQEGLLKVGDTLFAETPNSGQAAVGQATTGGRGSIAASALENSNVDLAREFVNMITTQRGFQANSRVITTSDELLQELMNLKR
- a CDS encoding motility protein A: MDIATLLGIVIAYALVFVSLLMGPGVGVYIDIPSVLIVIGGTFGIIFMNYPMNKVFNIIAIVMKTFLFKSEDPSKLIEQLVNFAVRARRDGILALESAEGEISDEFLKKGIRLAVDGTEPEVIKSILETELSYMEERHKEGVGILESIASFAPAMGMIGTLIGLVAMLQTMSDPSSIGPAMAVALLTTFYGAIIANLFAAPLAGKLKTRSAEEILLREIMIAGIMAIQAGDNPRIVEQKLNAYLPPKMRKSQFE